The Halopseudomonas sabulinigri genome window below encodes:
- a CDS encoding copper chaperone PCu(A)C, whose product MSFHKVLSVLFFCCLSPLLAAHEFEAGTLHIDHPWSRALPAVAKTGAAYLSITNHGEHGDTLLGADTPIAGKVEMHEHLHQDGLMKMQQVVDLPIAAGERLTFQPGGYHLMLFNLAQPLNAGEHFPLTLHFAEAGDVEVVVNIQADAEPQAPKDSHSTHGDH is encoded by the coding sequence ATGTCATTTCACAAAGTTTTATCCGTGCTGTTTTTCTGCTGCTTGTCGCCCCTGCTGGCCGCGCACGAATTTGAGGCGGGCACATTGCATATTGATCACCCCTGGTCCCGCGCGTTGCCCGCAGTGGCAAAAACCGGAGCGGCCTACTTGAGTATCACCAACCACGGCGAGCACGGGGATACCCTGCTCGGCGCCGACACACCGATTGCCGGCAAGGTCGAAATGCACGAGCACCTGCATCAGGATGGATTGATGAAAATGCAGCAGGTCGTGGACCTGCCGATTGCCGCCGGAGAACGCCTCACGTTTCAACCTGGCGGCTATCACCTGATGCTGTTTAACCTTGCCCAGCCCTTGAATGCTGGCGAGCACTTCCCCCTTACCCTGCACTTCGCCGAAGCCGGTGATGTTGAGGTGGTAGTGAATATTCAGGCCGACGCCGAGCCGCAAGCGCCGAAGGACAGCCATTCAACCCACGGCGATCACTGA
- a CDS encoding trimeric intracellular cation channel family protein: MSWFYAFDLFGVAVFAITGALMAGRKSMDLFGVLVIAIVTSLGGGTLRDVILGRHPVSWIGNDLYILVASLAAIGTVLWVRFTQPINERGLLVADAFGLAVFTVLGTQVALAHDVPMSAAVIMGVMTGVAGGVMRDIICNEIPLIFHKEIYATACIAGALIYIALQQLQLGTDLASILAMLAVLGIRLAAIRWHLELPRFHLLDREPHDSDQ; the protein is encoded by the coding sequence ATGAGCTGGTTCTACGCGTTCGATTTGTTCGGTGTCGCGGTGTTCGCCATTACCGGCGCGCTGATGGCCGGACGCAAATCGATGGACCTGTTTGGCGTACTGGTGATCGCTATTGTTACCTCCCTGGGTGGTGGTACGCTGCGCGACGTGATACTTGGCCGCCATCCCGTCAGTTGGATCGGCAACGACCTGTATATTCTGGTGGCCAGCTTGGCGGCCATCGGCACCGTGCTCTGGGTTCGCTTCACCCAACCTATAAACGAGCGCGGTCTGCTGGTAGCCGACGCCTTTGGGCTGGCTGTTTTCACTGTGCTGGGGACTCAGGTAGCGCTGGCGCACGATGTGCCGATGAGCGCGGCCGTAATCATGGGTGTGATGACAGGCGTCGCCGGGGGCGTCATGCGTGACATTATCTGCAATGAAATCCCGCTGATTTTCCACAAGGAAATCTACGCCACGGCCTGCATTGCCGGCGCACTTATCTATATCGCCTTGCAGCAACTGCAGCTAGGCACAGACCTGGCGTCGATTCTCGCCATGCTGGCAGTGCTCGGCATTCGCCTTGCGGCCATTCGCTGGCACCTTGAGCTGCCGCGCTTTCACCTGCTTGACCGCGAGCCGCACGACTCCGATCAGTGA
- a CDS encoding metalloregulator ArsR/SmtB family transcription factor: MSDLLTPTAVFKCLADDTRVRLMLLITGEVELCVCELTCALEQSQPKVSRHLAQLRRCGLLADRRQGQWVYYRLHPQLPDWVALVLQQTLGANQHWLHPDRERLAAMGDRPERQSSCC; the protein is encoded by the coding sequence ATGTCAGACTTGTTGACACCCACCGCCGTATTCAAATGCCTGGCCGACGACACCCGTGTGCGGCTGATGTTGTTGATTACCGGCGAAGTGGAGCTGTGTGTGTGCGAGCTTACCTGCGCCCTTGAGCAGAGCCAGCCCAAGGTCTCACGGCATCTTGCACAGTTACGCCGCTGTGGTCTGCTGGCTGACCGGCGGCAGGGGCAATGGGTCTATTATCGATTGCATCCACAACTGCCTGACTGGGTAGCCCTGGTGCTGCAACAGACGCTCGGTGCCAACCAGCACTGGCTGCACCCCGACCGCGAGCGGCTCGCAGCCATGGGCGACCGGCCGGAGCGGCAAAGTAGCTGCTGCTGA
- a CDS encoding imelysin family protein has product MTSFHRFGCSALLALGLAGTAQAETPRAAWHAQIAHGYSQLATATAQFESTATDYCQTPSPASLLQLKEQWLAAFSAWQAVRFVGFGPIEENTRAWKFQFWPDPKNLTASKVDYWLNSDKAISAEAIAKDSVAVQGFPAAEYLLYDERITATDKALPAERSCALLSAISSNLDSNADSLSADWAALEERYLSVADYDNGTLQSAMQSLELMADWRLAGPIGARGNGKPNPYVADAWRSGQSLNTLHASLKGLSDYFVPGLNLLLAENDSAALAEQFNQQLNKTLAHFDQLPADIAPLMATEEGQKSLKALLDDLNATKAMLTGPVSAALSVVRGFNSSDGD; this is encoded by the coding sequence ATGACATCTTTCCATCGTTTCGGTTGCAGCGCCCTGCTGGCACTGGGCCTTGCCGGTACTGCCCAGGCAGAAACGCCACGCGCAGCCTGGCATGCACAAATCGCGCACGGTTACAGCCAGTTGGCCACCGCCACTGCGCAGTTTGAAAGCACTGCCACCGACTATTGCCAAACGCCCTCGCCGGCGAGTCTGCTGCAACTCAAGGAACAGTGGTTGGCAGCTTTCAGTGCCTGGCAGGCGGTGCGTTTTGTCGGCTTTGGCCCGATCGAAGAAAACACCCGCGCCTGGAAGTTTCAGTTCTGGCCAGACCCCAAGAACCTGACCGCCAGCAAGGTGGACTACTGGCTGAACAGCGACAAGGCGATCAGCGCTGAGGCCATCGCCAAGGACAGTGTGGCTGTGCAGGGCTTTCCGGCGGCTGAATATCTGCTGTATGACGAGCGTATCACCGCGACCGACAAGGCACTGCCCGCCGAGCGCAGCTGCGCCCTGCTCAGCGCCATCAGCAGCAATCTGGACAGCAATGCCGACAGCCTGAGCGCTGACTGGGCCGCGCTGGAAGAGCGCTACCTGAGCGTGGCAGATTACGATAACGGCACCTTGCAATCCGCCATGCAGTCGCTGGAGCTGATGGCAGACTGGCGCCTTGCCGGGCCCATCGGTGCACGTGGTAACGGCAAGCCCAATCCTTATGTCGCTGATGCCTGGCGCAGCGGCCAGTCACTGAACACGTTGCACGCGTCGCTCAAGGGGTTGTCGGACTACTTTGTCCCGGGGCTCAATCTGCTACTTGCGGAAAACGACAGCGCGGCGCTGGCCGAGCAGTTTAATCAACAGTTGAATAAAACCCTCGCGCACTTTGATCAGTTGCCCGCCGACATTGCTCCGTTGATGGCCACCGAAGAAGGTCAGAAAAGCCTCAAGGCACTGCTGGATGACCTCAATGCCACCAAGGCCATGCTAACCGGCCCGGTCTCTGCGGCGCTGAGTGTGGTGCGCGGCTTCAACTCCAGTGATGGAGACTGA
- the gorA gene encoding glutathione-disulfide reductase, producing the protein MSDYDFDLFVIGAGSGGVRASRMAAGFGARVAVAEDRYLGGTCVNVGCVPKKLFAYAAHFAEDIADAAGFGWDIASPDFTWARLLENKNQEITRLNGIYHNLLTSAGVSLINGRARLQDAHHVVVGETTYSAERILIATGGWPFIPEFPGREHVISSNEAFFLDALPKRTLVVGGGYIAVEFACIFEGLGCESRLLYRGDLFLRGFDRGIREHMAQTLGNKGLELTFNADVERIDKQADGSLKVTLNNGETIATDLVLYATGRRPHLDGLGLENTAVTLDDKGFIAVDTDYQTTEPSIYAIGDVTDTLQLTPVALAEGMALARRLYKPDEYVPVDYNDIPTAVFCIPNIATLGLSEEDARAAGHKLRIFESRFRAMRNTLAGRSEQSFMKLVVDQQSDRILGIHMIGPDAGEILQGLAVAVKAGATKAVFDATLGIHPTAAEEFVTMRTPTRED; encoded by the coding sequence ATGTCCGACTACGATTTTGATCTCTTTGTGATTGGCGCCGGGTCTGGCGGTGTGCGTGCCAGCCGAATGGCCGCCGGCTTCGGTGCCCGCGTGGCGGTGGCTGAGGACCGCTACCTGGGCGGCACTTGCGTCAATGTGGGTTGTGTACCCAAAAAGCTGTTTGCCTATGCCGCGCACTTTGCCGAGGATATTGCCGACGCAGCGGGCTTTGGCTGGGATATCGCCAGCCCCGATTTTACCTGGGCACGCCTGCTGGAGAACAAGAATCAGGAAATCACTCGCCTGAACGGGATCTATCACAACCTGCTGACTTCCGCCGGCGTTAGCTTGATCAACGGACGCGCGCGTCTGCAGGATGCTCACCACGTGGTGGTGGGGGAGACCACCTACAGTGCCGAGCGGATTCTCATCGCTACCGGTGGCTGGCCGTTCATCCCGGAATTTCCGGGGCGTGAGCACGTAATCAGCTCGAATGAGGCCTTCTTCCTGGATGCCTTACCCAAGCGCACGCTGGTGGTGGGTGGTGGTTACATCGCGGTCGAGTTCGCCTGCATTTTCGAGGGGCTTGGCTGCGAGTCTCGGCTGTTGTACCGCGGCGACCTGTTCCTGCGCGGCTTTGATCGGGGCATTCGCGAACATATGGCGCAGACCCTTGGCAATAAAGGTCTGGAGTTGACCTTCAATGCCGATGTGGAGCGCATCGACAAGCAGGCGGACGGCAGCCTGAAAGTCACCCTGAACAACGGTGAAACCATTGCAACCGACCTGGTGTTGTACGCTACCGGCCGCCGTCCGCACCTGGACGGGCTTGGGCTGGAAAACACCGCGGTGACATTGGACGACAAGGGTTTCATCGCGGTCGATACGGACTACCAGACCACCGAGCCATCTATCTATGCGATCGGCGATGTGACCGATACCCTGCAGCTCACACCCGTTGCGCTCGCCGAAGGCATGGCGCTGGCACGGCGACTGTACAAGCCCGACGAGTACGTGCCGGTTGATTACAACGACATCCCGACTGCGGTGTTCTGTATCCCGAATATCGCCACATTGGGCTTGAGTGAAGAAGATGCGCGGGCAGCCGGGCACAAGCTGCGTATCTTTGAGAGCCGCTTTCGGGCCATGCGCAACACCCTGGCCGGCCGCAGCGAGCAGAGCTTCATGAAGCTGGTGGTCGATCAGCAAAGTGATCGTATTTTGGGTATTCACATGATCGGGCCGGATGCCGGCGAGATTCTGCAGGGCCTGGCGGTGGCAGTTAAAGCTGGCGCGACCAAGGCGGTTTTTGATGCCACATTGGGCATTCATCCCACCGCTGCCGAGGAGTTTGTTACCATGCGCACCCCCACCCGCGAGGACTGA
- a CDS encoding UDP-glucose dehydrogenase family protein, with protein MQICVIGCGYVGLVTAVCFAEMGNSVTCVDSNGERIAALEKGISPIFEPGIEALLHSNIAGGRLTFSSSLAAAAPDAEIVFIAVGTPSASDGAADVSQILAVAQALSEHLSKPAIVVCKSTAPVGTACRVQAILDRTPAGLQHRVVSNPEFLKEGDALNDFMRPDRIIIGTDDRHSQRVMHQLYEPFVRNHDRIMFMSRRAAEMTKYAANAFLATKISFINEMAAFCDEFAVDVEQVRKGIGADQRIGHHFIYAGCGYGGSCFPKDIRAMLHMAETQGTRMPILEAVEARNQLQKEWLFRCLQRSLGQDLRGVTVAIWGLAFKPGTDDIRDAPSRVLIESLLATGARIQAFDPIAADNIARCYARAVAEGQLALGDAPYAVLNNADALVLVTEWKQFRQPDFALMRTLMRRPLLLDGRNQYDPQQVERAGFAYHGVGRPASRPQLPALRRAG; from the coding sequence ATGCAAATCTGCGTCATTGGCTGTGGCTACGTTGGGCTGGTAACGGCGGTCTGTTTCGCCGAAATGGGCAATAGTGTCACCTGTGTGGACAGCAATGGTGAGCGCATTGCCGCCCTTGAAAAGGGTATTTCGCCGATTTTCGAGCCCGGTATCGAAGCGTTGCTGCACAGCAACATCGCTGGCGGCCGGCTGACATTCAGCAGTAGCCTGGCAGCAGCGGCGCCTGACGCAGAGATCGTCTTCATCGCCGTGGGCACGCCATCGGCCAGCGATGGCGCGGCAGACGTTTCGCAGATTCTGGCGGTGGCACAGGCGCTATCCGAGCATCTGAGCAAACCAGCCATTGTCGTCTGCAAGTCCACTGCGCCGGTCGGCACCGCCTGCCGAGTGCAAGCCATCCTGGATCGAACTCCAGCTGGCCTGCAGCACCGTGTGGTGAGCAACCCGGAGTTTCTCAAGGAGGGCGACGCGTTGAACGATTTCATGCGGCCGGACCGGATCATTATCGGTACCGACGACCGTCATTCGCAGCGCGTCATGCACCAACTGTATGAGCCCTTCGTGCGTAACCACGACCGCATCATGTTCATGTCGCGCCGTGCGGCCGAGATGACCAAGTACGCTGCCAACGCTTTTCTGGCCACGAAGATTTCCTTCATAAACGAGATGGCGGCTTTCTGCGATGAGTTTGCCGTGGATGTCGAGCAAGTGCGCAAAGGTATCGGCGCCGATCAACGCATTGGTCATCACTTTATATATGCCGGTTGTGGCTACGGTGGCTCCTGTTTCCCCAAGGACATACGGGCGATGCTGCACATGGCAGAAACCCAGGGCACACGCATGCCCATTCTGGAAGCCGTAGAGGCGCGCAACCAATTACAGAAGGAGTGGCTGTTCCGCTGTTTACAGCGAAGCCTGGGGCAGGATCTGCGCGGCGTGACGGTGGCAATCTGGGGCCTGGCATTCAAGCCGGGCACGGATGATATTCGCGATGCACCCAGCCGTGTGCTGATAGAGTCCCTGTTGGCTACCGGCGCGCGAATCCAGGCTTTTGACCCCATCGCCGCCGATAACATCGCACGGTGCTATGCGCGAGCGGTGGCTGAGGGTCAACTGGCACTGGGCGACGCGCCTTACGCCGTATTGAACAACGCCGACGCCCTGGTACTGGTAACCGAGTGGAAACAGTTCAGGCAACCGGATTTTGCGCTGATGCGCACCTTGATGCGTCGGCCGCTGCTGTTGGATGGCCGCAATCAGTACGACCCTCAGCAGGTTGAGCGCGCCGGCTTTGCCTATCACGGGGTAGGCCGCCCGGCCAGCCGGCCTCAGCTGCCTGCCTTGCGCCGGGCTGGTTGA
- the arsJ gene encoding organoarsenical effux MFS transporter ArsJ — protein sequence MRNLSALSADVRQYLVVTANYWAFTLTDGALRMLVVLHFHTLGYSPLQIAALFLFYEIFGVVTNLVGGYLGARIGLNRTMNLGLGIQVAALLMLTVPAAMLTVPWVMGAQALSGIAKDLNKMSAKSSIKLLVADGEQGTLYRWVAILTGSKNALKGVGFFLGGGLLGLLGFTGAVLTMAAALAMVWLASLLLLKKDLGKASSKPKFRDMLSKSRPINVLSAARLCLFGARDVWFVIALPVYLSSVFGWNFWLVGGFLAAWVIGYGAVQSVAPALTRRRNGDVPDGRSAAVWAFVLAGLPAVIALTLGAGWQPQIALLGGLMLFGVLFAINSSLHSYLIVSYAKADGVSLDIGFYYMSNALGRLLGTVLSGWVYQAYGLPACLWVSSALVLLAALISVALPQRDQLTQRPA from the coding sequence ATGCGGAACTTGTCAGCCTTGTCTGCGGACGTGCGCCAGTATCTTGTGGTTACCGCCAACTACTGGGCGTTCACGCTAACCGATGGCGCGCTGCGCATGTTGGTGGTGCTGCATTTTCATACCCTGGGCTACAGCCCGCTGCAGATTGCCGCGCTCTTTCTGTTCTACGAGATATTTGGCGTGGTCACCAATCTGGTCGGCGGCTATCTCGGTGCGCGCATTGGCCTCAACCGCACCATGAACCTGGGCTTGGGAATCCAGGTCGCGGCGCTACTCATGCTGACTGTGCCGGCGGCGATGCTGACCGTGCCTTGGGTAATGGGCGCGCAAGCCCTCTCAGGCATCGCCAAAGACTTGAACAAGATGAGCGCGAAAAGCTCGATCAAGCTGCTGGTGGCCGATGGCGAGCAGGGCACCCTGTACCGCTGGGTGGCGATACTGACAGGCTCAAAAAACGCGCTGAAGGGCGTTGGTTTCTTCCTCGGTGGGGGCTTGCTGGGATTGCTGGGATTCACTGGCGCAGTGCTGACAATGGCGGCTGCCTTGGCAATGGTCTGGCTGGCGAGCTTGCTGCTGTTGAAAAAGGACCTCGGCAAAGCCAGCAGCAAACCCAAGTTTCGCGACATGCTATCCAAGAGCAGGCCGATCAACGTGTTGTCCGCCGCGCGTCTGTGTCTGTTTGGCGCCCGGGATGTGTGGTTTGTCATCGCGCTGCCAGTGTATTTGAGCAGCGTGTTTGGCTGGAACTTTTGGCTGGTCGGCGGGTTTTTGGCGGCCTGGGTGATTGGCTATGGCGCCGTGCAATCGGTCGCCCCTGCGCTAACGCGGCGTCGCAACGGAGATGTGCCTGATGGTCGCTCAGCCGCAGTATGGGCGTTCGTGCTGGCTGGCCTGCCAGCGGTAATCGCGCTCACTCTGGGCGCAGGCTGGCAGCCACAGATAGCCTTGCTCGGCGGCCTGATGCTGTTTGGCGTGCTCTTTGCCATCAACTCGTCGCTGCACAGCTATCTGATTGTCAGTTATGCAAAAGCGGATGGCGTGTCGCTGGATATCGGCTTCTATTACATGTCCAACGCGCTTGGCAGATTGCTTGGCACGGTATTGTCGGGCTGGGTATACCAGGCTTATGGCTTGCCGGCATGCCTGTGGGTGTCCAGTGCCCTGGTGCTCTTGGCAGCATTGATTTCCGTGGCACTGCCCCAGCGCGATCAGCTAACCCAGCGGCCAGCCTGA
- a CDS encoding PilZ domain-containing protein — protein MSTSLEVFDLDTGDHLGRVVDLHAEGLMLLSERPLDLFRSFALQVNLPMTLNGMTEFLIDAESLWNRESISGQQYWTGLHFTNLPEESRQCIERMVASR, from the coding sequence GTGAGCACAAGCCTTGAAGTTTTCGATTTGGATACCGGAGATCACCTTGGTCGGGTTGTGGACCTGCACGCAGAGGGGCTGATGCTGCTCAGTGAGCGTCCGCTTGACCTGTTTCGCTCCTTTGCCCTGCAGGTCAACCTGCCGATGACCCTCAATGGAATGACCGAATTTCTGATCGACGCGGAAAGCCTGTGGAACCGTGAAAGCATCAGCGGCCAGCAGTACTGGACCGGGTTGCACTTCACCAATCTACCGGAGGAGTCCCGCCAGTGTATTGAGCGCATGGTCGCCAGCCGCTGA
- a CDS encoding di-heme oxidoreductase family protein: MSRPSFRCSTLFQALLLPLTLGADALFAAQADYPIQTTPMTGGAGSVKQHDHNAFSLPQGNLPITKRLDFSVGNSFFRNPWVVAPSSTDARDGLGPLFNTNSCQGCHIKDGRGHAPPSVDEPSVSLFLRLAVPADPQRDAEILKRHGFVPAPVYGSQLQTSAIPGMQPEASMVVEWQPLEQTLADGSKVSLRQPIYHIESPNYGPLPDNLLISPRVAPPMIGLGLLESIAEADILRHADPDDSNGDGISGRANRVWDKATESTVLGRFGWKAAEPNILQQAMGAFAGDMGLTSALSPQTDCTPEQQCDAFPNGGEHEVSDKVANFIAFYSASLAVPTRRDMDSAEVQRGAELFNQLNCAGCHTPTYTTAKVERDDLSEQVIWPYSDLLLHDMGPGLADGRDEFLADGNEWRTPPLWGMGLAQQVNPSAGFLHDGRARTLEEAVLWHGGEAQAAADQYRLLPAPERAALQRFLNSL, encoded by the coding sequence ATGTCTCGCCCCTCTTTTCGTTGCTCTACCCTGTTTCAAGCGCTGCTGTTACCCCTGACGCTGGGTGCGGATGCGCTCTTCGCGGCGCAAGCTGACTACCCGATTCAGACGACCCCCATGACCGGCGGTGCCGGCAGTGTGAAGCAGCACGACCACAACGCGTTTTCCCTACCGCAAGGCAACCTGCCAATCACCAAGCGCCTGGACTTCAGCGTTGGTAACAGCTTCTTCCGTAATCCCTGGGTGGTCGCGCCGTCCAGCACCGATGCCCGCGATGGCCTCGGACCGCTGTTCAATACCAACTCCTGTCAGGGCTGTCACATCAAGGACGGCCGCGGACATGCGCCGCCCTCTGTCGACGAGCCTTCAGTATCCCTGTTCCTGCGCCTTGCTGTACCGGCAGACCCACAACGGGACGCCGAAATACTCAAACGTCATGGCTTTGTACCCGCGCCGGTCTATGGCAGTCAGCTGCAGACCTCCGCCATACCCGGTATGCAGCCTGAAGCCAGTATGGTGGTCGAGTGGCAACCGCTGGAGCAGACGCTGGCCGACGGTAGCAAGGTCAGCTTGCGGCAGCCGATTTACCATATCGAATCGCCGAATTACGGCCCGCTGCCGGATAACCTGCTGATTTCGCCCCGCGTAGCCCCACCGATGATAGGTCTCGGGCTGCTCGAATCCATTGCCGAGGCTGATATCCTGCGCCATGCAGATCCCGACGACAGCAACGGTGACGGTATCTCCGGCCGAGCCAATCGCGTGTGGGACAAGGCCACTGAAAGCACGGTGCTCGGGCGTTTTGGCTGGAAAGCCGCAGAGCCCAATATCCTGCAACAGGCCATGGGTGCCTTTGCCGGTGATATGGGCCTGACCTCGGCCCTTAGCCCGCAAACCGACTGTACCCCCGAGCAGCAATGCGATGCCTTCCCGAACGGTGGTGAGCATGAAGTCAGCGACAAGGTTGCCAACTTCATCGCCTTCTACTCAGCCAGCCTGGCGGTACCTACCCGGCGCGATATGGACAGTGCGGAGGTGCAGCGCGGTGCCGAACTATTCAATCAGCTCAATTGCGCCGGTTGTCATACGCCAACCTATACCACCGCCAAAGTCGAGCGCGACGATTTGAGCGAACAGGTCATCTGGCCCTATTCCGATCTGCTGCTGCACGACATGGGCCCGGGTCTGGCCGACGGGCGGGACGAGTTTCTGGCCGATGGCAACGAGTGGCGCACACCGCCGTTATGGGGCATGGGTCTGGCCCAACAGGTTAATCCCAGCGCCGGGTTCCTGCACGACGGTCGCGCCCGTACGCTGGAAGAGGCTGTGCTCTGGCATGGTGGTGAAGCACAGGCTGCCGCTGATCAATACCGGCTGTTGCCCGCGCCTGAGCGCGCTGCGCTGCAGCGTTTTCTCAACTCCCTTTGA
- a CDS encoding ArsJ-associated glyceraldehyde-3-phosphate dehydrogenase has translation MTIKVGINGFGRIGRLALRAAWDWPELEFVQINDPAGDAATHAHLLNFDSVHGRWQHEASSADGSLVIGGQRLRLSANKAIADTDWSGCDLVLEASGKMKTTALLQGYLEQGVKRVVVCAPVKESGVLNVVLGVNHELFDPAQHRIVTAASCTTNCLAPVVKVIHEALGIRHGSITTIHDLTNTQSILDQPHKDLRRARACGMSLIPTSTGSATAIAEIFPALRGKLNGHAVRVPLANASLTDCVFEVERSTTVEEVNALFKTAAAGPLKNILGYEERPLVSIDYRTDPRSSIVDALSTMVINGTQVKIYAWYDNEWGYANRAVELARLVGQAG, from the coding sequence ATGACGATCAAAGTGGGCATCAATGGGTTCGGCCGCATCGGCCGCTTGGCACTGCGCGCAGCCTGGGATTGGCCAGAGCTGGAGTTTGTGCAGATTAACGATCCCGCTGGCGACGCAGCAACCCACGCGCATCTGTTGAACTTCGACTCGGTGCACGGCCGCTGGCAGCACGAGGCGAGCAGTGCAGATGGCAGTCTGGTGATTGGCGGTCAGCGTCTAAGGCTTAGCGCCAACAAGGCGATTGCGGACACTGACTGGAGCGGCTGTGACCTGGTACTGGAAGCTAGCGGCAAGATGAAAACCACAGCACTCTTGCAAGGCTACCTTGAGCAAGGCGTCAAGCGCGTGGTGGTGTGTGCGCCAGTTAAGGAATCCGGTGTACTGAATGTCGTGCTGGGGGTGAATCATGAGTTGTTCGACCCGGCGCAGCACCGCATTGTTACCGCCGCCTCCTGCACCACCAATTGCCTGGCGCCGGTGGTGAAAGTCATTCACGAGGCACTCGGCATTCGTCATGGCTCAATTACCACCATCCATGATCTGACGAACACCCAGAGCATTCTAGATCAGCCGCACAAGGACCTGCGTCGCGCACGGGCCTGCGGCATGAGCCTGATTCCGACCTCCACCGGCTCGGCAACTGCCATCGCCGAGATTTTCCCGGCCCTGCGCGGCAAGCTGAACGGCCACGCCGTGCGCGTACCGCTGGCCAACGCCTCGCTGACCGATTGCGTGTTTGAGGTGGAGCGCAGTACCACGGTAGAGGAGGTCAATGCGCTGTTCAAAACCGCCGCCGCCGGGCCGTTGAAAAACATTCTGGGCTATGAAGAGCGCCCGCTGGTGTCGATCGATTACCGCACCGATCCGCGCTCCTCGATTGTTGATGCGCTGTCGACCATGGTAATCAACGGCACTCAGGTAAAAATCTATGCCTGGTACGACAACGAGTGGGGCTACGCCAACCGTGCAGTCGAGCTGGCCCGCTTGGTCGGCCAGGCTGGCTGA
- a CDS encoding DUF1513 domain-containing protein: MLNRRQLLRAGLTGAAVIGLSGCAGRQLGRQPAPLQLLSAVDDDHGQHYITAVTQSGEQAFMVPVSERCHGGCPQPHGDHVVIFARRPGRQMHVIDTRRGALAHSIDAGEGFHFYGHGVYSPDARYLYVTMNRYSDAAGLIRVYDAMNGYRALQDYPLHGIGPHELRLHPDGETLVIALGGIETHPDYDRLKLNIASMQPALLLMNRHDGQITQRFAPSHHQLSCRHLDVSPEGIVIAGYQYEGPEWDTPPLIAKLDTRDMQFSELELPLEDVMGLKNYTASIAISPTSPYTVITAPRGHRAVIINHHTGELVQRIAVQDVAGALPYGNSGFLVSSGMGGLYLLDAESDQAQPHGDYAVHWDNHLTPGALRQV; encoded by the coding sequence ATGTTGAACCGTCGGCAACTGTTGAGGGCCGGTTTGACTGGCGCCGCAGTCATCGGCCTGTCCGGTTGTGCCGGCCGACAGCTAGGCCGGCAGCCTGCGCCGCTGCAACTGCTCAGCGCGGTTGACGATGACCATGGCCAGCATTACATCACCGCGGTGACCCAGTCGGGCGAGCAGGCCTTTATGGTGCCAGTCAGTGAGCGTTGCCACGGTGGCTGCCCACAGCCCCATGGCGATCACGTGGTCATATTTGCGCGCCGGCCTGGCCGCCAAATGCACGTCATCGACACCCGTCGCGGCGCTCTGGCGCACAGCATTGACGCCGGTGAAGGCTTTCACTTTTATGGCCACGGCGTATATAGCCCGGATGCCCGTTACCTGTACGTCACCATGAATCGCTACAGCGACGCCGCCGGGCTGATTCGCGTGTATGACGCGATGAACGGCTACCGAGCGCTGCAGGACTACCCGCTGCACGGCATCGGCCCGCATGAATTGCGCCTGCATCCCGATGGCGAAACCCTGGTGATCGCGCTGGGTGGCATAGAAACCCACCCGGATTACGACCGTCTCAAGTTGAATATCGCCAGCATGCAGCCGGCGCTGCTGTTGATGAACCGTCATGATGGCCAGATCACCCAGCGTTTTGCGCCCTCGCACCATCAACTGAGCTGTCGCCACCTGGATGTCAGCCCCGAGGGCATCGTGATCGCGGGTTATCAGTACGAAGGCCCGGAATGGGACACGCCGCCGCTGATTGCCAAACTGGATACCCGCGACATGCAGTTCAGCGAGCTGGAGCTGCCGCTGGAAGATGTCATGGGGCTGAAGAACTACACCGCCAGTATCGCCATCAGCCCTACCAGCCCTTATACGGTGATCACCGCGCCGCGTGGGCACCGTGCGGTGATCATCAATCATCACACCGGTGAGCTGGTGCAACGTATTGCGGTACAGGATGTGGCCGGCGCCCTGCCCTACGGTAACAGCGGGTTTCTGGTGTCGTCCGGTATGGGCGGGTTGTACCTGCTGGATGCTGAAAGCGATCAGGCCCAGCCGCACGGTGATTATGCCGTGCACTGGGATAACCATCTGACACCCGGTGCGCTGCGCCAGGTGTAA